In Treponema pectinovorum, a single genomic region encodes these proteins:
- a CDS encoding PHP domain-containing protein produces MIDLHSHSTASDGILSPRESALYAFEKHLTTWALTDHDTVDGLKEAAKTCLECGINFIPGIEINIAWPTGEFHLLGLGLRTYSEDLKNVIDYLTQDRHQRNLTIVEKMNADGYNWTLEEIESNFVASQIGRPHFADFLVKKGIVKNRQDAFNRFFGRGKKWYASHCGEDLETAVQAIKSSGGVPVLAHPMSLYVSWGKIEGVLKDIRGKGVEGLEAFHPGARNSECFRLEELARKLGFFVTAGSDFHGKGVRADRHLGKTAGGRKIDKRFWEDELNPALGGDFDFKLTDWVN; encoded by the coding sequence ATGATTGATTTGCACAGCCACTCTACAGCATCTGACGGAATTCTTTCGCCTCGCGAATCTGCTTTATATGCTTTTGAAAAACACCTTACAACTTGGGCTTTAACCGATCACGATACGGTTGACGGTTTAAAAGAAGCGGCAAAAACCTGCCTTGAATGTGGAATCAATTTTATTCCAGGAATTGAAATCAACATCGCCTGGCCGACTGGCGAGTTTCATCTTTTGGGGCTTGGTTTAAGAACATACAGCGAAGATTTAAAAAACGTAATTGATTATTTGACCCAGGACCGACATCAGCGAAACCTTACAATCGTAGAAAAGATGAATGCAGACGGTTACAACTGGACTCTTGAAGAAATAGAATCCAATTTTGTTGCAAGCCAGATTGGTCGTCCGCATTTTGCAGATTTTTTGGTAAAAAAAGGAATTGTAAAGAACAGGCAGGATGCTTTTAATCGTTTTTTTGGAAGAGGTAAAAAATGGTATGCTTCTCATTGTGGAGAAGATTTAGAAACTGCGGTTCAGGCGATTAAAAGTTCTGGTGGAGTTCCTGTTTTGGCTCATCCTATGTCGCTGTATGTGAGTTGGGGTAAGATTGAAGGAGTTTTAAAGGATATTCGCGGTAAAGGTGTTGAGGGCCTTGAAGCGTTTCATCCCGGAGCGAGAAATTCTGAATGTTTTAGGCTTGAAGAATTGGCTAGAAAATTGGGATTTTTCGTTACTGCTGGTAGCGATTTTCATGGGAAAGGTGTGCGTGCAGATAGGCACCTTGGTAAAACTGCTGGTGGCAGAAAAATTGATAAAAGATTTTGGGAAGATGAATTAAACCCTGCTCTTGGCGGTGATTTTGATTTTAAACTTACTGACTGGGTTAATTGA
- a CDS encoding YifB family Mg chelatase-like AAA ATPase, translating into MKIFSFSPFGYEGALVAVEVDLRRGIPCVDVVGLADGAVKESRERMRSAIRNSGFEFPLERVLISLSPADLKKEGAGFDLALALAVLDAQKKEQGSYSEDERKVLVMGELELSGLVRPVRGVNAAACSAVALGICECIVCSENAREAQEVDGMRVFAAENLAEAFDSLYKSECFTKFCRAENDFDSLCDCVDVDGIMFPKVLDELEFKYVKGQKKLLRGLQIAAAGGHNLLAYGPPGCGKTLALQRFSSLLPLLSVEEAQSVTRIHSLAGLLPFETALMRTPDFRMPHQTASIEGICGGGINCRPGEISLAHNGVLFLDEAAEFKSSVLQMLRVPLESGCITLSRAGRNTVYPADFQLLMASNPCPCGNYGVPGKICLCSARSIEMYWKKFSGPLLDRIELRVFVCGEDDKNYKEEEISTQSLRVDIAKAVKIQRKRGKKNAKLLPEEMDLYCTLGDEESAYFENEVGINGFSRRAGAACLKLARTICDMEGRDKIAIKDLQEAFSFRSFSESLEDFSD; encoded by the coding sequence ATGAAAATCTTTTCTTTTTCGCCTTTTGGTTATGAAGGTGCGCTTGTTGCTGTTGAGGTTGACCTGCGTCGTGGTATTCCTTGTGTTGATGTGGTGGGACTTGCTGACGGTGCGGTTAAGGAAAGTCGGGAGAGAATGCGTTCTGCGATAAGGAATTCTGGTTTTGAATTCCCGCTTGAGAGGGTTTTGATTAGTCTTTCGCCTGCTGATTTGAAAAAAGAAGGCGCTGGTTTTGATCTTGCACTCGCGCTTGCTGTCTTGGACGCTCAAAAAAAGGAACAAGGCTCTTATTCTGAGGATGAAAGAAAGGTTTTGGTCATGGGGGAACTTGAACTTTCGGGTTTGGTGAGACCTGTTAGGGGTGTGAATGCTGCCGCTTGTAGCGCTGTTGCACTGGGAATTTGTGAATGTATTGTCTGTTCGGAAAATGCCAGAGAAGCACAGGAAGTTGATGGAATGCGTGTCTTTGCTGCTGAAAATCTGGCTGAAGCGTTTGACTCTTTGTATAAGAGCGAATGTTTTACAAAATTTTGTAGGGCGGAAAATGATTTTGATTCTTTATGCGATTGTGTAGATGTTGACGGTATTATGTTTCCTAAGGTTTTAGATGAGCTTGAGTTTAAATATGTTAAGGGGCAAAAAAAATTACTTCGTGGTTTGCAGATTGCTGCCGCTGGTGGTCATAACCTTTTAGCATACGGGCCTCCTGGTTGTGGTAAGACTTTGGCCTTGCAGAGATTTTCTTCGTTACTTCCTCTTCTTTCGGTTGAAGAAGCTCAATCTGTTACTAGAATCCACTCGCTTGCGGGACTTTTGCCGTTTGAAACCGCTTTAATGCGAACCCCCGATTTTAGGATGCCACATCAGACTGCAAGCATTGAAGGCATTTGCGGTGGTGGAATAAATTGTCGCCCTGGTGAGATTTCTCTTGCACATAACGGTGTTTTGTTTTTGGACGAAGCGGCAGAATTTAAGAGCAGTGTACTTCAGATGTTGCGTGTTCCGCTTGAAAGTGGATGCATAACTTTGAGCAGGGCTGGAAGAAACACGGTTTATCCTGCCGATTTTCAGCTTTTAATGGCGTCTAATCCGTGCCCTTGCGGCAATTATGGTGTTCCTGGAAAAATTTGTCTTTGTAGCGCTCGTTCGATTGAAATGTATTGGAAGAAATTTAGCGGTCCTTTGCTTGACCGAATTGAACTTCGTGTTTTTGTTTGTGGTGAAGATGATAAAAATTATAAGGAAGAGGAAATTTCGACACAGTCGCTTAGAGTTGATATTGCGAAGGCCGTGAAAATTCAACGAAAGAGAGGAAAAAAGAATGCTAAACTTTTGCCAGAAGAGATGGATTTGTATTGCACATTGGGAGATGAAGAATCTGCTTATTTTGAAAATGAAGTTGGAATCAATGGATTTTCGAGAAGGGCTGGTGCTGCTTGCTTAAAACTTGCCAGAACTATATGTGATATGGAAGGTAGGGATAAAATTGCAATAAAAGATTTACAAGAGGCTTTTAGTTTTAGAAGTTTTTCTGAATCTTTGGAAGATTTTTCAGATTGA
- a CDS encoding RecQ family ATP-dependent DNA helicase — protein sequence MLKDYTGAKPEKVLKEVFGYSSFKLLQKEIINNVLNKKDTLAIMPTGGGKSLCYQIPALIFEGLTVVVSPLISLMQDQVDTLLGVGFNAVFLNSSLDWENYLESMNAIRRGEIKILYVSPEGLSSSKIRELLHEVKVSCITIDEAHCVSEWGHDFRPEFLEIASVRRQFPSAVCLALTATATDDVRNDIIKNLALKEPSILISSFNRENIYLEVKQKKDGLAQCVECIREFPGESGIIYCFSRKQVDNLTENLLKLGYSVLNYHAGLSDDERKMHQNMFIRDQVQIMVATLAFGMGIDKPNVRFVIHYDLPKSLEQYYQEIGRAGRDGLKSKALLLYSSSDIFKIRHFFDESTDSQKSENLLNSMVNFATSRFCRRKLLLSYFGEHYDKTRNIEDSTFGGDFCCDVCSFGDKEDVDMTIPCQKLMSCIIRTDSRFGSVYIVDVLLGSRNKRILENSHNMISTWGIGTELNKEGWFELISLLLQKKYIVKSGEYGVLKLTREGFNILKNRDRIKLPFDLESFKNRSDTVRKEKSNGSEESQKSLYATENFIPKKRASAGANGSVLFPKPSRTSKKSSVKKIVMNFSLSDEEKSCINLLKKWRKKKAQEMNVPPYVIFGDKTLNEIVTKRPKTIDELMDCYGIGENKAQNFGAQIISVLEES from the coding sequence ATGCTAAAAGATTACACTGGTGCAAAACCTGAAAAAGTGCTTAAAGAAGTTTTTGGCTATTCGTCCTTTAAGTTGCTTCAAAAGGAAATCATAAATAATGTTCTCAATAAAAAAGATACCCTCGCCATAATGCCAACTGGTGGCGGAAAATCATTATGCTATCAGATTCCTGCTTTAATTTTTGAGGGGCTTACAGTTGTGGTTTCTCCGCTTATTTCACTTATGCAGGATCAAGTTGATACTTTGCTTGGTGTCGGTTTTAATGCTGTTTTTTTGAACAGCAGTTTGGATTGGGAAAATTATCTTGAATCGATGAACGCAATCAGACGAGGTGAGATAAAGATTTTATATGTTTCGCCAGAAGGTTTGTCGTCTTCAAAGATACGAGAACTCTTGCACGAGGTAAAAGTAAGTTGCATTACGATTGATGAAGCACACTGCGTTTCTGAGTGGGGACATGATTTTCGCCCTGAATTTCTTGAAATAGCTTCTGTTCGACGTCAGTTTCCATCGGCTGTTTGCCTTGCGTTGACAGCAACCGCTACAGATGATGTTAGAAACGATATAATAAAAAATCTCGCTTTAAAAGAACCTTCTATCTTGATTTCCAGTTTTAACAGGGAAAATATATATCTGGAAGTTAAGCAAAAAAAGGATGGACTTGCACAATGCGTTGAGTGTATAAGGGAATTTCCCGGCGAAAGTGGAATTATCTATTGCTTTAGTCGAAAACAGGTTGATAATCTTACTGAAAATCTTTTAAAGCTTGGATATTCAGTTTTAAACTATCACGCGGGGCTTTCGGATGACGAGAGAAAAATGCATCAAAATATGTTTATTCGTGATCAGGTGCAAATTATGGTTGCAACCCTCGCTTTTGGAATGGGAATCGATAAGCCAAACGTAAGATTTGTAATTCATTATGATCTTCCAAAATCTCTTGAGCAGTACTATCAGGAAATTGGCAGGGCAGGACGAGATGGTCTAAAATCGAAAGCTCTGCTCTTATATTCTTCTTCGGATATTTTTAAGATTCGCCATTTTTTTGACGAAAGTACAGACTCTCAAAAATCTGAAAATCTTTTGAATTCTATGGTCAATTTTGCGACTTCAAGATTTTGCAGGAGAAAACTCTTGCTTTCATATTTTGGAGAACACTACGATAAAACGCGAAATATAGAAGATTCAACTTTTGGAGGAGATTTTTGTTGCGACGTGTGCAGTTTTGGAGATAAAGAGGATGTTGATATGACGATTCCGTGCCAAAAACTGATGAGCTGCATAATAAGGACAGATTCCCGTTTTGGCAGTGTTTACATTGTAGATGTTCTTTTGGGAAGCCGAAACAAGAGAATCTTAGAAAATTCGCACAATATGATTTCGACATGGGGAATCGGAACGGAATTGAATAAAGAAGGCTGGTTTGAGCTTATCTCTTTGTTGCTTCAGAAAAAATATATAGTAAAATCCGGCGAATATGGAGTTTTAAAACTCACGCGAGAAGGGTTTAATATTCTAAAAAACCGCGACAGGATTAAACTTCCTTTTGACTTAGAGAGTTTTAAAAATCGCAGCGACACTGTCCGAAAAGAAAAATCTAACGGAAGCGAAGAAAGTCAAAAATCTCTCTACGCAACCGAAAATTTTATTCCTAAAAAACGTGCGAGCGCCGGGGCAAATGGTTCAGTTTTGTTTCCGAAGCCCAGTCGCACATCAAAAAAAAGTTCTGTTAAAAAGATTGTTATGAATTTTAGCCTTTCGGATGAAGAAAAATCCTGCATAAATCTATTAAAAAAATGGCGGAAAAAGAAAGCCCAAGAGATGAATGTTCCACCTTATGTAATTTTTGGCGACAAAACTTTAAACGAGATTGTTACAAAACGACCAAAGACGATAGACGAGTTGATGGACTGCTATGGAATTGGCGAAAACAAAGCCCAGAATTTTGGTGCGCAAATTATTTCCGTTTTGGAAGAATCGTGA
- a CDS encoding DUF1015 domain-containing protein, which translates to MKTLEKYGISIPKILLPKNIDLKTWSVIACDQCTQDFDYWKKTEELTKGKPSTLNLIFPEVYLSSGDGEERIKNIKEKMHAYIKDGVFEEEQSECIYLERKTAYGRTRRGLVLCVDLDKYEWKPFSKAPIRATEATVPERIPPRMKIRNNAALELPHIMLLANDKDDLLIGGAEKLAKKTSPVYDGSLMQDSGSITGWALKGKEAESLLEDAISSLAQSGTDKDGNTFLFAVGDGNHSLATAKAVWEENKQNLPKDSPVRYALVEVVNIYDTGLTFEPIHRVLFDLESDEVLDYIAKKLDGKIIEKQDEQSLEDSVAEKNTEGARYGFIFTKNDKTSFKMLQTSIKALAISALQPILDEYMTKKGADKTQIDYIHGTKETVNLGKIDKNIAILLPPIEKDSFFLTINENGPLPRKSFSMGEASEKRFYVESRRLF; encoded by the coding sequence ATGAAAACACTTGAAAAATACGGAATTTCAATTCCAAAAATCCTTTTACCAAAAAATATCGACTTAAAAACTTGGTCTGTAATCGCCTGCGATCAGTGCACGCAAGATTTTGATTATTGGAAAAAGACCGAAGAACTAACAAAGGGCAAGCCTTCAACCTTGAATTTGATTTTTCCAGAAGTTTATCTCTCATCTGGCGATGGCGAAGAGCGAATAAAAAACATAAAAGAAAAAATGCATGCTTACATAAAAGATGGTGTTTTTGAAGAAGAGCAGAGCGAATGCATATATCTTGAACGCAAGACTGCCTATGGTCGCACCAGGCGTGGGCTTGTACTCTGCGTGGATTTGGATAAATACGAATGGAAACCTTTTTCAAAAGCACCTATTCGCGCGACAGAAGCAACCGTCCCAGAGCGAATCCCCCCAAGAATGAAGATAAGAAACAATGCGGCACTTGAGCTACCACACATAATGCTGCTTGCAAACGACAAAGACGATTTGCTCATAGGCGGAGCGGAAAAACTTGCAAAAAAAACATCGCCAGTTTACGACGGATCTCTGATGCAAGACTCTGGAAGCATAACAGGCTGGGCATTAAAAGGAAAAGAAGCAGAATCTCTGCTTGAAGACGCAATCTCTTCGCTCGCACAAAGCGGAACCGACAAAGACGGAAACACATTTTTGTTTGCAGTGGGCGACGGAAATCACTCTCTTGCAACTGCAAAAGCGGTCTGGGAAGAAAACAAACAAAATCTTCCAAAAGATTCGCCAGTTCGATATGCACTCGTTGAAGTTGTAAACATCTACGACACGGGACTCACTTTTGAGCCAATTCATCGCGTCCTTTTTGATTTGGAAAGTGATGAAGTTTTGGATTACATTGCAAAAAAGTTAGACGGAAAAATAATCGAAAAACAAGATGAGCAGAGCCTCGAAGATTCTGTTGCCGAAAAAAATACAGAAGGTGCAAGATACGGTTTTATATTCACAAAAAATGATAAAACATCTTTTAAAATGCTTCAAACTTCGATAAAAGCGCTGGCGATTTCTGCATTGCAACCAATTTTAGATGAATATATGACAAAAAAAGGTGCGGACAAAACTCAAATTGACTACATACACGGAACAAAAGAAACTGTAAACCTTGGAAAAATCGACAAAAATATCGCAATCCTTTTGCCTCCAATAGAAAAAGATTCTTTCTTTTTAACAATAAACGAAAACGGGCCTCTTCCAAGAAAATCGTTTAGCATGGGCGAAGCAAGCGAAAAGAGATTTTATGTAGAATCGCGCAGGCTTTTTTAG
- the rpoN gene encoding RNA polymerase factor sigma-54, whose product MANVPTFSLLQRTSQNQSQKQLQSQKLSQKQLMALKFLSLSSVDLRREIYDTVAKNPALIITKDFNEEGVNDARVSFAGDNLRVSSVSKSGIEASDNFQSALESSPDERQTLSEHLLHQFLSVEHSPSQEKLGVALIHNLDKNGFHILEPLSLLDKNDKNQTPKLLEKTIDYIQRLDPEGCCCRNFEESLFVQASIREDAPEAALFILNGHFDLLQPPQPVKILKKISELKKDFPNKTGDISFSLEDIENALSYIKKLEPFPASQFSPSDNAYIQPDVYVEKNEQTGAYSVRANDELLPVVGLSPDFYELSLERSRVTKSTEKSEKKRSEHRFIMESVRSAKDFMESLQFRKKTLLLACQQIVIAQKDFFEKGPSFLKPLRQKDIASLIGVHEATISRMANEKYLRCDRGLFRIDFFFTNAVGTNDSGTEQKETSSKTAVMYELEQILKEHKGDEKPLSDQKISDLLLEKGIKIARRTVAKYRSQLNIDSSYTRL is encoded by the coding sequence ATGGCAAATGTTCCGACTTTTTCTCTTTTGCAAAGGACTTCTCAAAATCAATCTCAAAAACAACTTCAAAGTCAGAAATTGAGTCAAAAGCAGTTGATGGCATTAAAATTCCTTTCGCTTTCTTCTGTAGATTTACGGCGAGAAATTTATGATACCGTTGCAAAAAATCCTGCACTGATAATTACTAAAGATTTTAACGAAGAAGGTGTTAATGATGCTCGTGTTTCTTTTGCAGGCGACAATCTTAGAGTTTCTTCTGTAAGTAAAAGTGGAATCGAAGCAAGCGATAATTTTCAGTCTGCACTGGAGTCTTCCCCTGACGAAAGGCAAACCTTGAGCGAGCATCTTTTACACCAATTTTTGTCTGTAGAACACAGCCCTTCTCAAGAAAAATTGGGAGTTGCGTTGATTCACAATTTGGATAAAAACGGTTTTCATATTTTGGAGCCTCTCTCTCTGCTCGATAAAAACGATAAAAATCAAACTCCAAAACTTTTAGAAAAAACGATTGATTATATTCAAAGGCTCGATCCAGAAGGATGTTGCTGCCGCAATTTTGAAGAAAGTCTCTTTGTTCAGGCGAGTATAAGAGAGGATGCTCCGGAAGCTGCACTTTTTATTTTGAACGGGCATTTTGATTTGTTACAACCTCCACAGCCAGTAAAGATTTTAAAAAAGATAAGCGAATTAAAAAAAGATTTTCCAAATAAAACTGGCGATATTTCGTTTTCGCTTGAAGATATTGAAAACGCTCTTTCTTATATTAAAAAACTCGAGCCATTTCCTGCTTCTCAATTTTCGCCGTCGGATAATGCATATATTCAACCAGATGTTTATGTTGAAAAAAATGAACAAACAGGCGCTTATTCCGTGCGTGCAAATGATGAACTTCTGCCCGTTGTTGGACTTTCCCCTGATTTTTATGAACTTTCGCTCGAGCGTTCTAGAGTTACAAAATCTACAGAAAAATCAGAAAAAAAACGCTCTGAGCACAGATTTATAATGGAAAGCGTTCGTTCTGCAAAAGATTTTATGGAAAGCCTGCAATTCCGAAAAAAAACGCTTCTTCTAGCGTGTCAGCAAATTGTTATTGCTCAAAAGGATTTTTTTGAAAAAGGACCTTCATTCTTAAAGCCTCTGCGTCAAAAAGATATTGCCAGTTTGATTGGCGTTCACGAAGCGACGATAAGCCGAATGGCAAACGAAAAATATCTTCGCTGTGACAGAGGACTTTTTAGAATTGACTTCTTTTTTACAAATGCTGTTGGAACAAATGATAGCGGAACTGAGCAAAAGGAAACCTCTTCAAAAACCGCTGTTATGTATGAACTTGAGCAAATTCTAAAAGAGCACAAAGGCGATGAAAAACCTTTGAGCGACCAAAAAATCTCCGACTTGCTTTTGGAAAAAGGAATTAAAATTGCAAGGCGAACTGTTGCAAAATATCGTTCCCAGTTGAATATCGATTCTTCTTATACGAGGCTGTGA
- a CDS encoding HPF/RaiA family ribosome-associated protein, whose protein sequence is MTKNVSASFELEKKQSELIEKKLERIKYADDLIVDLSVRVKREKEYIFEATANFRWGAQAHVSGKDFDFAAALNKMMDVLDVKIKKEKDKIQEK, encoded by the coding sequence ATGACAAAAAATGTATCAGCAAGTTTTGAGCTTGAAAAAAAACAGTCGGAACTCATTGAAAAAAAACTTGAAAGAATAAAATATGCAGACGACTTAATCGTTGATCTTAGCGTTCGCGTAAAACGAGAAAAAGAGTATATATTTGAAGCAACTGCAAATTTTCGTTGGGGTGCACAGGCTCATGTTAGTGGCAAAGATTTTGATTTTGCAGCGGCACTCAACAAGATGATGGATGTTTTAGATGTAAAGATAAAAAAAGAAAAAGATAAAATTCAAGAAAAGTGA
- the hprK gene encoding HPr(Ser) kinase/phosphatase → MIAKPFTVLTLLDMELKGHNSLNLHCIAGRKGLTRVITVPNINRPGLELSGFFDAFTSECVQIFGRGETAFIEKLYKENKVDTVEKLFSYKIPCAVFTHNLLPNSQFLEVAERSGCAVLQTDLESSEFAIRLLRAFSNMFAPKKTLHGVLVEVYGIGILLTGHSGIGKSECALELIERGHRLVADDIVEIRCVNGNTILGQGANNFISHHMEIRGLGIINVTQLYGVGSIREQKEVQIIIKLEEWDQNKIYDRVGTNLSTTEFLGVKIPTIEIPVRPGRNLPIIIEAAAMNERLKYMGYNSARDFNQNILKWIESTDAQNSYYGFDDSY, encoded by the coding sequence ATGATAGCTAAACCTTTTACAGTTTTAACTCTCTTAGATATGGAGTTAAAGGGGCACAATTCTTTAAATCTTCATTGCATTGCGGGGCGCAAAGGCTTAACTCGGGTTATAACTGTTCCAAATATAAATCGTCCGGGATTGGAACTTTCTGGTTTTTTTGACGCTTTTACGAGTGAGTGCGTTCAAATTTTTGGTAGAGGCGAAACCGCTTTTATCGAAAAGCTATACAAAGAGAATAAAGTTGACACTGTTGAAAAATTGTTTTCTTACAAAATTCCCTGTGCTGTTTTTACACATAACCTTTTGCCAAATTCTCAATTTTTAGAAGTTGCAGAAAGAAGTGGTTGCGCGGTTTTACAAACAGATCTTGAATCTTCTGAATTTGCAATCAGGCTGTTAAGAGCTTTTTCTAATATGTTTGCTCCAAAAAAAACTCTTCACGGAGTTTTGGTTGAAGTCTATGGAATTGGTATCCTTTTGACAGGTCATTCTGGAATCGGTAAATCAGAATGTGCTTTGGAACTTATTGAAAGAGGGCATCGTCTTGTTGCTGACGATATTGTGGAAATCCGTTGTGTAAACGGAAATACAATTTTGGGGCAAGGTGCAAATAATTTTATAAGTCATCACATGGAAATTCGAGGACTTGGAATAATCAATGTAACTCAACTCTACGGTGTGGGCTCAATCAGAGAACAAAAAGAAGTGCAAATCATAATAAAACTTGAAGAATGGGACCAAAATAAAATCTACGACAGGGTTGGTACAAATCTTTCTACTACAGAATTTTTAGGTGTGAAAATTCCTACGATTGAAATTCCTGTTCGACCAGGAAGAAATCTTCCAATAATAATCGAGGCGGCTGCAATGAATGAAAGATTGAAGTACATGGGGTATAATTCCGCTCGAGATTTTAATCAAAATATTTTAAAATGGATTGAATCTACAGATGCCCAAAACTCATATTACGGTTTTGACGACTCTTATTAG
- a CDS encoding HPr family phosphocarrier protein: MTEKILTVRNRAGIHARPAALIAQTANKFECEVVLIKDDAEVNAKSIMGVITMAAGYNSNIILHTDGEDEVQCADALVQLFESRFEEE; encoded by the coding sequence ATGACAGAAAAAATTTTGACAGTACGCAATAGAGCAGGAATCCATGCTCGCCCAGCGGCGCTAATAGCGCAGACTGCAAACAAATTTGAGTGTGAAGTTGTGCTTATAAAAGACGATGCGGAAGTCAATGCAAAGTCAATAATGGGCGTAATAACGATGGCGGCAGGTTACAACTCGAATATAATTTTGCATACAGACGGCGAAGACGAAGTTCAGTGTGCGGATGCCCTTGTTCAGTTGTTTGAAAGCCGATTTGAAGAAGAATAG
- the lexA gene encoding transcriptional repressor LexA — MKQITDRQQEVLSFISAFTKDNSFPPTVREISEHFSISLRAVQDHIAALQKKGFISIKPKSSRSIRVLQEDEPERETFVGRVPVLGTVAAGKPLLSEENLDGYINLTEPFVRPGKNYFALRVRGTSMINAGILEGDLAIVEQCSTAVDGQIVVAVLDDAITLKRYYKESDRIRLQPENPDFQPIYCSDLRVVGILSNIVRTY; from the coding sequence ATGAAACAAATAACAGACAGGCAACAGGAAGTTTTGTCGTTTATTTCTGCCTTTACAAAAGATAATTCATTTCCTCCAACTGTGCGCGAAATAAGCGAGCATTTTTCCATTTCTCTTAGAGCGGTTCAAGATCACATTGCGGCACTGCAAAAAAAAGGTTTTATTTCCATTAAACCAAAAAGTTCTCGTTCGATAAGAGTTTTACAGGAAGATGAACCAGAAAGAGAAACTTTTGTAGGGCGAGTTCCTGTTTTGGGAACTGTTGCAGCAGGCAAGCCTCTTTTAAGCGAAGAAAATTTAGATGGATACATAAATTTGACAGAGCCTTTTGTTCGGCCAGGAAAAAATTATTTTGCGCTTAGAGTTCGTGGAACAAGCATGATAAATGCAGGAATTTTAGAAGGAGACCTTGCAATCGTTGAACAGTGTTCAACTGCTGTAGACGGACAGATTGTAGTTGCAGTTCTCGATGATGCAATCACTTTAAAACGATATTACAAAGAATCGGACAGGATAAGATTGCAACCAGAAAATCCTGATTTTCAGCCCATTTATTGCAGCGATTTGAGAGTTGTTGGAATCCTTTCTAACATAGTTCGTACTTATTAA
- the holA gene encoding DNA polymerase III subunit delta: MSAPIYLYTGPELGEKNEQILSLKDNLKKKYGSSDDFVYYGMDLDMGEVLSQLMTESLFTPATFVTIRNAELVKDKKDIEMLQNWILSASKKTEDSTVLVLVSDEMKVDSKLEKLVPSENKKIFWEMFENRKEQWLHSFFKKNGYSLESEAAQSILEMIENNTEALKTECSQFFFCFPAGHTVTSADVEKVLSHNREESAFSLFDAMSENFPAQKRLENCLSILQKIRLSKKDSTPVVITAGLSYCFRKLSLWQSLHSTSSPSDLDLKKNGFNSKQAQKQYARAGSVWTAGQVAAILSLISKTDVEIRSLGTSFQDTKLSMMLYEIIIKNGAYCCAYESDIFS; this comes from the coding sequence ATGTCAGCACCTATATATCTTTACACTGGACCAGAACTCGGAGAAAAAAACGAGCAGATACTTTCTCTAAAAGATAACTTAAAGAAAAAATACGGTTCTAGTGATGATTTTGTGTACTATGGAATGGATTTGGATATGGGGGAAGTCCTGTCTCAGCTTATGACAGAATCACTTTTTACTCCAGCAACTTTTGTCACAATTCGAAATGCTGAACTTGTAAAAGATAAAAAAGATATAGAAATGCTTCAAAACTGGATTTTATCCGCATCTAAAAAAACAGAAGATTCTACGGTTTTGGTTTTGGTTTCTGATGAGATGAAAGTTGATTCAAAACTTGAAAAACTTGTTCCTTCAGAAAACAAAAAGATTTTTTGGGAGATGTTTGAAAATCGCAAGGAACAGTGGCTGCATTCATTTTTTAAGAAAAACGGTTATTCTCTAGAAAGCGAGGCTGCTCAATCGATTTTAGAAATGATAGAAAACAATACGGAAGCTCTAAAAACTGAATGCTCGCAATTTTTTTTCTGCTTTCCTGCTGGACACACCGTAACCAGTGCCGATGTTGAAAAAGTCCTTTCCCACAACAGAGAAGAATCTGCGTTTTCGCTTTTTGACGCTATGTCAGAAAATTTTCCTGCTCAAAAACGCTTGGAAAATTGCCTTTCTATCTTGCAAAAAATAAGGCTTTCTAAAAAAGACAGCACACCAGTTGTAATCACCGCAGGACTCTCTTATTGTTTTAGAAAACTTTCACTTTGGCAGTCGCTTCATTCGACGTCTTCTCCATCTGATTTGGATTTAAAGAAAAATGGTTTTAATTCAAAACAGGCTCAAAAACAATACGCCAGGGCTGGTTCTGTTTGGACGGCTGGTCAAGTTGCTGCAATACTTTCCCTCATCTCCAAAACTGATGTTGAAATCCGCAGCCTAGGTACTTCTTTTCAGGATACAAAGCTTTCTATGATGCTCTACGAAATAATAATAAAAAACGGTGCTTACTGCTGTGCGTACGAGAGCGATATTTTTTCATAA
- a CDS encoding YdbC family protein, producing the protein MADDFSYEITEKLGVFSTSKSGWTTELNKVSWGGRPEKYDIRPWAPDHQKMGKGISLTAQEVIALKELLNKIEIK; encoded by the coding sequence ATGGCAGATGATTTTTCTTATGAAATTACCGAAAAATTAGGTGTTTTTTCAACCTCGAAGTCTGGCTGGACTACGGAATTGAATAAAGTCAGCTGGGGTGGAAGACCTGAAAAATACGATATAAGGCCTTGGGCTCCAGATCACCAAAAAATGGGGAAAGGAATTTCTTTAACTGCTCAGGAAGTAATCGCTTTAAAAGAACTCCTAAACAAAATCGAAATAAAATGA